One window from the genome of Chloroherpetonaceae bacterium encodes:
- a CDS encoding DegT/DnrJ/EryC1/StrS family aminotransferase has protein sequence MIHQVEKTKKPELPIQLVDLVNLHRRLWNEMEPEIKKVMESASFINGPQVGELECELSGYLGCKYSIGCANGTDALVVALRALNIGPGDEVITTPFTFAATVEAILLVGATARYADIDADTFNINPNLIQDAISLKTKAIMPVHLYGQPANMEEIMALASKHGLYVIEDNAQSFGAHWNGKKAGTFGHISTTSFFPAKNLGAFGDAGGIFTNDEALYQRLKMIAQHGAKIRYTHELLGFNSRIDTLQAAVLKVKLRHLPSFNLARQKAAALYNQYLSGVKVKTPIVHPKADHIYHQYTIVLDSMEQRDGLQKFLHGAGVPSSVHYPISLNLQKAFLDEKYPKGSLPISESLGGRVLSLPMHTELEEEEIAYVADSIGEYCGLR, from the coding sequence ATGATACACCAAGTAGAAAAAACAAAAAAACCCGAACTACCCATACAATTAGTTGATTTGGTAAACCTTCACCGCCGTTTATGGAACGAAATGGAACCGGAGATTAAGAAAGTTATGGAATCGGCATCATTCATCAACGGTCCGCAAGTTGGCGAATTGGAATGTGAACTTTCGGGATATTTAGGATGTAAGTATTCAATCGGATGTGCAAATGGAACGGATGCGCTCGTTGTTGCCTTACGAGCGTTGAATATTGGTCCGGGCGATGAAGTAATCACAACCCCATTTACATTTGCCGCAACAGTTGAAGCTATTTTACTTGTTGGCGCGACAGCTCGCTACGCCGACATTGATGCTGATACTTTCAATATCAACCCCAACTTGATACAGGATGCGATTTCATTAAAAACCAAAGCCATTATGCCGGTTCATCTTTATGGGCAACCAGCAAATATGGAGGAGATAATGGCACTTGCGTCCAAACACGGTCTTTATGTGATTGAAGATAATGCGCAATCGTTTGGAGCACATTGGAACGGAAAAAAAGCTGGAACTTTTGGCCATATCAGCACCACAAGTTTCTTTCCGGCAAAGAACTTGGGAGCATTTGGCGATGCCGGCGGAATCTTCACAAATGATGAGGCACTTTATCAGCGGCTTAAAATGATTGCGCAACACGGTGCAAAAATTCGTTATACCCACGAGTTATTAGGGTTCAACTCACGAATTGACACCTTACAAGCCGCGGTTTTGAAGGTAAAACTCAGGCATCTTCCCTCGTTTAACCTTGCACGGCAAAAAGCGGCAGCACTTTATAATCAGTATCTTTCCGGAGTGAAAGTGAAAACGCCCATAGTTCATCCAAAAGCCGATCACATTTATCATCAATACACCATTGTTCTTGATTCGATGGAGCAGCGCGATGGCTTACAGAAATTTCTTCACGGAGCAGGAGTTCCAAGCAGCGTGCATTATCCCATTTCGCTAAATTTGCAAAAAGCCTTTTTGGATGAAAAATATCCCAAAGGCTCTTTACCAATTTCGGAATCTTTGGGAGGAAGAGTGCTTTCGCTGCCAATGCATACAGAGCTTGAGGAAGAAGAAATTGCTTATGTGGCGGATAGTATTGGGGAGTATTGCGGGTTAAGATAA
- a CDS encoding type II toxin-antitoxin system Y4mF family antitoxin gives MTIKEFVKAKRKEAGLTQSEMAYKAGVGLRFVRELERGKKTLRLDKVNQILKLFGHEAGPVKMKRGE, from the coding sequence ATGACGATTAAAGAATTTGTTAAAGCGAAACGTAAAGAAGCAGGGCTTACGCAGTCAGAAATGGCCTATAAAGCCGGTGTTGGCCTAAGGTTTGTTCGCGAATTGGAGCGCGGGAAAAAGACTCTTCGCTTGGATAAAGTCAATCAAATTTTGAAACTCTTTGGCCACGAAGCAGGGCCGGTGAAAATGAAGAGAGGTGAATGA
- a CDS encoding acyl-CoA thioesterase, with product MIKEREQQELQITESKNKVYSRFQSEIAVRPDDIDLNQHVHNTRYLEYLLAARYDQMGRCYKMPMEDFIKLGFGWFVKATYIEYKRELGLGDTALVDTWIMEMQKQSVKVGFEIKRKSTGKLCTSGWIDYVMINIKTGKAETIPDFIIEKYSI from the coding sequence ATGATTAAAGAAAGAGAACAACAGGAATTGCAAATAACGGAGAGTAAGAATAAAGTTTATTCTCGTTTCCAAAGCGAAATCGCTGTCCGCCCAGACGACATTGACTTGAATCAACATGTTCACAACACCCGTTACCTTGAATATTTGCTTGCCGCTCGATATGATCAGATGGGGCGATGTTACAAAATGCCTATGGAGGATTTTATAAAACTTGGTTTTGGGTGGTTTGTAAAAGCAACCTACATCGAATATAAACGAGAACTTGGATTGGGAGATACGGCTCTCGTCGATACTTGGATTATGGAAATGCAAAAGCAAAGTGTCAAAGTGGGATTTGAAATAAAAAGAAAATCAACTGGAAAACTCTGTACCTCTGGTTGGATTGATTATGTTATGATTAATATCAAAACCGGTAAAGCAGAAACAATTCCTGATTTTATAATTGAAAAATATTCAATCTAA
- the hisB gene encoding imidazoleglycerol-phosphate dehydratase HisB: MASKRNQSQAKMVNSKKTVGSPSPEVAIRKTLIERKTKETEILIELNLDGSGKYQISSGISFLDHMLELFSKHSKIDLRISCKGDIRIDDHHTVEDIAIALGSALKEALGSKVGIKRYGYAYIPMDETLVRAAIDLSGRSYLVFNAKFNRAKISDMATEMVEHFFFSLAEHLKANIHLEILYGKNTHHKIEGLFKAFAVSFREAIVIIDNEIASTKGVI; the protein is encoded by the coding sequence ATGGCATCTAAAAGGAATCAATCACAAGCAAAAATGGTTAATTCCAAAAAAACTGTAGGTTCACCTTCACCTGAAGTAGCAATTCGTAAGACTTTAATCGAAAGGAAAACAAAAGAAACAGAAATTTTAATTGAGTTAAATTTAGATGGCTCAGGGAAATATCAAATTTCTTCTGGGATAAGCTTTTTAGATCACATGTTAGAATTATTTTCGAAGCATTCTAAAATTGATTTACGAATAAGTTGCAAAGGTGATATTCGTATTGACGATCATCATACTGTAGAAGATATTGCAATCGCATTAGGTTCCGCATTAAAAGAAGCTTTAGGGAGTAAAGTTGGGATCAAGCGTTATGGATATGCCTATATTCCGATGGACGAAACACTTGTAAGAGCGGCTATAGATTTGAGTGGTAGAAGTTATCTTGTTTTCAATGCAAAGTTTAATCGTGCTAAAATAAGCGATATGGCAACTGAAATGGTCGAGCATTTCTTTTTTTCATTAGCAGAACACTTGAAAGCAAATATTCATTTAGAAATTCTTTATGGAAAAAATACTCATCATAAAATTGAGGGGTTGTTTAAGGCATTTGCTGTTTCATTTCGGGAAGCTATTGTAATTATCGATAATGAAATTGCCTCCACGAAGGGTGTGATTTAG
- a CDS encoding DUF192 domain-containing protein: MIDTAMIWVEIADEELEREKGLMFRESMPEDEGMLFVFESPRLLSFWMKNTFIPLDIAYIDQNGFIVDILHMKAEGASTKPDEDFATYPGSKPAVYALELNEGWFKKRGIGVGTKVRFN, encoded by the coding sequence ATGATTGATACAGCTATGATTTGGGTTGAAATCGCTGATGAAGAACTAGAGAGAGAAAAAGGGTTGATGTTCCGAGAATCGATGCCTGAAGATGAAGGCATGCTTTTCGTTTTTGAATCTCCTCGTTTACTCAGTTTTTGGATGAAAAATACATTTATTCCACTTGATATTGCTTATATCGATCAAAATGGATTTATTGTTGATATTCTTCATATGAAAGCAGAAGGGGCTTCAACAAAACCTGATGAAGACTTCGCCACTTATCCCGGATCAAAACCGGCGGTCTATGCCTTAGAATTAAACGAAGGTTGGTTTAAGAAAAGAGGAATCGGCGTTGGAACGAAAGTGAGATTTAACTGA
- a CDS encoding pitrilysin family protein, translating into MNRTFRKALGSKQKALTSSVMTYKEKSTVEKTVLPNGLTVLSEFVPTVRSVSVGIWTNTGSRDEDKSNNGMAHFIEHLVFKGTKNRNFVEISRSLEQVGGYLNAFTTKERTCFYARVLDEFLPTAVDVISDLVFHPTFPKEEVEKEKDVIIEEIKSADDTPDDVIHDDFDKLLYGEHPLGFPIGGTEKSVRGITRKMALDFMQERYTTDQMTLAAAGHVKHETLVKLAQSFIPDRRNPKRPNRTGFPMKAYQKKEREVKKPIQQAHLLLGFPFSRSDKDYYAMNLLNTILGGGMSSRLNLELRERHGLAYSVFSSFLTSDETNLFNVYIGTDKNKLDKSEKLIYQELEKLASKAPSQKELELSKAQLKGGLIMAQESMSSRAGHLSQDFYYFGRFREIAEVIDEVDSVSASDIRTLASHLFDRSKFSVLKYLPKK; encoded by the coding sequence TTGAATAGAACTTTTCGTAAAGCATTAGGGTCAAAGCAAAAGGCGCTTACTTCAAGCGTTATGACCTACAAAGAAAAATCAACCGTCGAAAAAACGGTTCTTCCAAATGGGCTCACGGTTTTAAGTGAGTTTGTACCCACCGTTCGCAGTGTTTCTGTTGGAATATGGACTAATACTGGTTCGCGCGACGAAGATAAATCCAACAACGGAATGGCTCATTTTATTGAGCATTTGGTCTTTAAGGGAACAAAAAATCGAAACTTTGTTGAAATCTCACGAAGCCTTGAGCAAGTGGGAGGTTACTTGAATGCTTTTACCACCAAAGAAAGAACCTGCTTTTACGCCCGTGTGCTCGATGAATTTCTCCCCACCGCGGTTGATGTCATTTCCGATTTGGTTTTTCATCCGACCTTCCCAAAAGAAGAAGTCGAGAAAGAAAAAGATGTCATTATCGAAGAAATCAAAAGCGCCGATGATACGCCCGACGATGTCATTCACGACGATTTCGATAAGCTTCTCTACGGCGAACATCCGCTGGGTTTTCCAATAGGTGGCACTGAAAAAAGTGTTCGTGGCATTACACGAAAAATGGCACTCGACTTTATGCAAGAGCGTTACACCACCGATCAAATGACTCTCGCCGCTGCCGGGCATGTCAAACACGAGACTCTTGTTAAGCTTGCTCAGTCATTTATCCCTGACCGAAGAAATCCAAAACGACCAAATCGCACCGGATTTCCTATGAAAGCCTATCAGAAAAAAGAAAGGGAAGTGAAAAAACCCATTCAACAAGCGCATCTCTTGCTTGGGTTTCCTTTTAGCCGTAGCGATAAAGATTACTACGCGATGAATCTACTTAATACCATTTTGGGCGGTGGAATGAGTTCGCGGCTGAATCTTGAACTTCGTGAGCGTCACGGGCTCGCTTATTCGGTTTTTTCTTCGTTCCTCACATCTGATGAAACAAATCTTTTTAATGTCTATATCGGCACCGATAAGAATAAGCTAGACAAGTCAGAAAAACTCATTTATCAAGAGCTTGAAAAATTAGCGTCAAAAGCGCCAAGCCAAAAGGAACTTGAACTGAGCAAAGCCCAACTAAAAGGTGGGCTCATTATGGCACAAGAAAGCATGTCTTCAAGAGCAGGGCATCTTTCACAAGATTTTTATTACTTCGGCAGGTTTCGCGAAATCGCTGAAGTCATCGATGAAGTCGATTCCGTTTCTGCCTCCGATATTCGCACGCTCGCTTCTCACCTTTTCGATCGATCCAAATTCTCCGTTTTAAAGTATCTTCCCAAAAAATAA
- a CDS encoding aspartate aminotransferase family protein: protein MIEMEIDASSVVLTSDALTLEKESDLFFHTYSRLPLAIEKGKGAYLYTKSGEKYLDMIAGIGVNALGYGNPKIIKAITDQTKKYIHTSNLFLLEPQFRLADKLIELTGLSKVFFSNSGAEANDGAIKLARKWATQFSPIKSDHKTEVLSLTNGFHGRTYGALTLTPKAKYHEGFYPLLPSTGTIQFNDGEDLRAKVSDKTAAVFVEFVQGEGGICALQKSFVELLFELSVKHHFLIVADEVQAGCGRTGDFFSYMNFGVTPDIVTAAKPLGGGLPLGAIIGGKRVEEAFTKGSHGTTFGGNPVAAAAGLALIEEMLEKNLMTQAKEVGAYFKWKLDEMRRNHLQITAIRQIGLMIGISVSRDASYYVQKALKQGLIINATNTNVIRLLPPLIISKKEVDQAVKILDKIFKGEWLEGLTESAK from the coding sequence ATGATTGAAATGGAAATTGATGCATCTTCCGTAGTTCTTACGAGCGACGCTCTAACGCTTGAAAAAGAGAGTGATTTATTTTTTCATACCTACAGCCGTTTGCCACTTGCAATAGAAAAGGGGAAAGGCGCGTATCTATACACCAAATCAGGCGAAAAATATTTAGACATGATTGCCGGAATTGGCGTTAATGCCCTCGGATATGGGAATCCAAAAATTATCAAAGCGATTACCGACCAAACAAAAAAATATATTCACACTTCCAATCTGTTTCTTCTTGAGCCTCAATTCCGCTTGGCTGATAAGCTCATTGAACTTACAGGACTTTCAAAAGTATTTTTCTCCAATAGCGGGGCAGAAGCTAACGATGGTGCCATTAAACTCGCGCGAAAGTGGGCTACACAATTTTCCCCGATTAAATCTGACCATAAAACCGAGGTTCTTTCACTAACGAATGGATTTCACGGAAGAACTTATGGCGCGCTTACGCTTACTCCAAAAGCGAAGTATCACGAGGGTTTTTATCCCCTTTTACCTTCAACAGGAACCATTCAATTCAATGATGGTGAAGATTTACGCGCAAAAGTTTCAGATAAAACCGCAGCTGTATTTGTGGAGTTTGTTCAAGGCGAAGGTGGGATTTGTGCCCTACAAAAGTCATTTGTTGAATTGCTTTTTGAACTCTCTGTAAAGCATCATTTTTTAATCGTTGCCGATGAGGTTCAAGCAGGTTGTGGGAGAACAGGCGATTTTTTCAGTTACATGAATTTCGGTGTAACTCCTGATATCGTTACGGCAGCAAAGCCCTTAGGGGGAGGTTTACCTTTAGGTGCAATTATCGGAGGAAAGCGCGTTGAAGAAGCATTTACAAAAGGATCTCACGGCACAACATTTGGCGGAAATCCTGTCGCAGCCGCAGCTGGTTTAGCCTTAATTGAAGAAATGTTGGAAAAGAATTTGATGACTCAAGCAAAAGAAGTCGGTGCGTATTTCAAATGGAAATTGGATGAGATGCGGCGTAATCATTTGCAAATTACCGCGATTCGGCAAATTGGTCTCATGATTGGAATCAGTGTCAGTCGAGATGCTTCTTATTATGTACAAAAAGCATTGAAACAAGGGTTAATCATTAATGCAACCAATACGAATGTAATTCGGCTCTTACCGCCTCTTATTATTTCCAAAAAGGAAGTGGATCAAGCAGTTAAAATATTGGACAAGATTTTTAAGGGTGAATGGCTCGAGGGGCTCACAGAATCAGCAAAGTAA